The DNA segment GGATGGAGAATCGCCTGAGAATTGGGCTCGATGTGGCCCCGCTGCTCTACCCATATTCAGGCGTGCGCGCGTATGTGGAAGCGCTCATCGACTCATCTCGAAACGGTGATACAGGTGTCGATCTGGTGCCGATCTCGGCTCCCTCGGGTCTGCTGCGGTCCTCCTCGAAGATTGCCCGACTGAATTGGGATCTGCGGGGAATCGCGGTTGCGGCTCGAGGCTCGAAGGTGGAGTTGCTCCACATGACGCGCTTCGCCGCCCCACGCAGATTCGATGGTCCGCTGATCGTTACGGTGCACGATCTGATCCCGCTTCAATTGCCAGAATACCGGTCCTCTCGCCCCGCCAGGATCCAGAGCGCGCTCGCACGCGCGCTGGTCCCCCATGCGACTCGGGTGATCGTGCCGTCGAGCTACGTTGCCGGGGTCGTGCAGGAACTCCTGCGCATCGAGCGGGAACGGATCGATGTCATCCCGATGGGTGTTTCGCCCGTGGAGGAACCGCCCGCCGCTCCAGTTCTTTCGGGACCGTATGTTCTCCACACAGGCGGGTTCGATGCGCGCAAGAACCTGACCATGCTGCTGCAGGCGTTCGCACGCGCCTCTTGGGAGCTTGGGCCGGACTGGCGGCTCGTGCTGGTCGGTTCTCCACACTCGAACAACCCCGTTGTCTATCCACCAGTCGAACCTGTCATCGAGCAACTTGGCCTGGGCGATCGCGTGGTGCGCACCGGACGAGTCGACGAGCAGGAAAAGAACGCGCTCTACGCGCACGCCTCGATTGCGGTGAACCCCTCCCGTAGCGAAGGGTTCGGGCTTCCCATCCTGGAGGCAATGGCGCATGGCGTTCCCGTCGTTGCCAGCAACCGAACCTCGCACCCTGAGGTCGCTGGCGATGCGGCATTCCTGGTCGAACCGACGGTCGAGGCGTTCTCGGAGGCGATGATCGAGCTTGCAACGAATGACGCGCTCAGGACCGCGTTGTCGGCCAAGGGCCGAGCCCGCGCTGCCGCGTTTCCATGGTCGCGCACCGTCCGCGCGACCCTCGAGACATACAGAGCTGCCCTCGGCGCCGATCGAAGGTAGCTCGGGAGTTGTCGGAGAAGGGCCCGTCCTGGAAGCGCCGGCGACTCAGGTTCCGAGCGCTTCACAACCCTTGTAAGAAGAAGAACTCGAGATCGACCCGGCCCGGTGGGTCCTGCAGGCTGGCGAAGTCTTCCAGCGCGGCATCACTGAAGATTTCCGGGAAGTCGTCGGCCAGTATCTGGTTCACCGCCTGGGCGACGGCGATGCCCGTTTGCAAGTCCGAGCTCCAACCGAACGTAAGCGAAAGCCCCACGCGACAACCCTCGTACGGCGCCAGCACGTCCGCCAAGGTTGCGCTGGCGTCTTCGATCGCATCGGGATCGCCATTGATCAGCCCTTCGTAGTCGACATCGATGGAGAGCTCGACTTTGGACGGGTCGATCGATCCCTGTGCTGCTTGCTGGGCAAGCACCGTGGCGGTTGCGTTCGATGCGGCCTGCTGCGTGCTGAGCGCGGCGATAGTCGATTGCACCAGGTTCGCTTCCGCCTGCGCAGTCGCGATGTCGGCATCGCTCGACGAGTTGGCCGCCGCGAGCGCTTCCGCAGTGGCCTGTGCGGCAGCCGCGGCGGCCTGGGCGGTCGCAAGATCGTTGGCGCCCGATTCGGCGTTCTGGGTGGCAATCAGGGCCACCTCAGCTGCTTGAGTCTGCTGCGCCTCGATTGTCTGTTGCGCGCTGACCGCGTTTTCGGTCGCCTGCGCGGCAGCAGTGGCCAATTGGCTGTTCAGCTCGTTCGCGCTTTGGTCGGATTGCGCCTGCTGCGTCGCAAACGCGGCCAGTGTGGCCTGGGCTTCGAGGGCCTGCTGGGTGGCCTCGGCATTCGCGGTCGCTCGCTCCTCGTCGGTCAGGGCTTCTTGCGTGAGTTGCAATAGCGCGGCTTCGGTGGCGCGCTGAACCAGAATGGCTTGCTGCGTTGCCTGGGCGGCAGCGGTCGCAGCGGCTGCCTCGTCGACCGCCGTGGCCGTAACGTTCAGCGCGTCGAGCTCGGCCTGTTGCGCGGTGGCGGTCGCCTGCGCGGCTGCAGCCATGGTGGCGTAGCCATTGGGCGATGGTGTCGGCGTCGGAGTGGGTGGCGGTGTGCCAACCGTATTCGCGGTCAGGAAGAGCATGGCAAGACCGAGCAGGAGGTCAGCGAAGAGCCATCCTCCCAGCAGGATCATGTCTCGGCCTTCGCGTCGCCGGCGGACCTTCATGATGTCCGTGCCTCATTCGTGGTGGGGAACATGCGCACCTGGCCTAGCGACTTCCGCCGGGCCATGAGCCTTTCCGTGTCCGTGTCGATGGCTCGTCTTCCGCATACCCGCTCCCGCCCTGCAGCCAGGCAGCGTCGGCGCCGCCCGCGATATGGGTCAGGGTGGAGGCCAACGCATCGAGGCGTCGGACCAGCGAGCCAAGCTCATCGTTCATCTCCCGTTGGCGCAGCGACGTGGAAACTCCCGCCGCGCTGAGATCCCGCGCGACATCGGACAGGCTCGATGCCATTGTGTTCTGCTCGGACAGCAGCCGCGCCAGCGTCATGTTCTGTTCCTCGGCCAGCTGCGACATGCGGTTGAACTCTTCGCGGAGCTGTGAAAGCGCCAGCGAAATGTCGCCCAGGCTACGCGAGGACGCGCTGACGCCACCCACACCGGAACGGAGCGAATCGGCCAGTTTGGCGTTTGCTTCGGTCTGCTCGGCGAGCGCATGCTCCAGCCGCGCCTGTCCCCCCGAGAGAGACGCGGTCAGGTCGACGATTCCGTGCACGGCGTCGGTCGCGAGGCGTCCAGCTTGCGAGGCGGTTTCCGCTCCGGCCATCGACCGATCGGCGGCATCGGCCAGGGCCTCGGCGGCGTCGGCTATCTTGCGTGTCAACGCGGCATCGCTTTGCATGCTCGCGCCGACCAGCCGTTCCAGCGTGCTGACCGACTTCTGCAGCGACCGCTGGTTTTCGCCTGCGGCA comes from the Thermomicrobiales bacterium genome and includes:
- a CDS encoding glycosyltransferase family 1 protein — encoded protein: MENRLRIGLDVAPLLYPYSGVRAYVEALIDSSRNGDTGVDLVPISAPSGLLRSSSKIARLNWDLRGIAVAARGSKVELLHMTRFAAPRRFDGPLIVTVHDLIPLQLPEYRSSRPARIQSALARALVPHATRVIVPSSYVAGVVQELLRIERERIDVIPMGVSPVEEPPAAPVLSGPYVLHTGGFDARKNLTMLLQAFARASWELGPDWRLVLVGSPHSNNPVVYPPVEPVIEQLGLGDRVVRTGRVDEQEKNALYAHASIAVNPSRSEGFGLPILEAMAHGVPVVASNRTSHPEVAGDAAFLVEPTVEAFSEAMIELATNDALRTALSAKGRARAAAFPWSRTVRATLETYRAALGADRR